Below is a genomic region from Demequina sp..
GGGCTGGCCCAGTGGTTCGAGATCAGCGGCGACGAGTCCGCGAGGGCCGCCGCGCTCCGCGTGTTTGAGCTGCTCGAGACCCACGCCCGTGACCGTGCGAGGGGCGGCTACCTTGAGGCGCTCTCGCGCGAATGGGGCCCGCTCGCGCAGACCGCGCTGAGCGCCAAGGACCTCTCCGTGCCCAAGTCGATGAACACGAACCTCCATGTGCTCGAGGCGTACACGACCCTCCTGCGCGTCACGGGAGACGAGGGCGTTCGCGAAGCGCTTCACAACCTGCTCGCGGTGTCGCTCGACCACATCGTGGCGCTCGCGCCCTTTGCGCACTGCGAGCTGTTCTTCGACATGGAGTGGCGCTCGCAGGTGGACACCGTGAGCTACGGGCACGACATCGAGGCGAGCTGGCTGCTGTGGGACGCATGGGAGGCGCTCGAGGCTTCCGGCACGGTGGACGGCGCGCTCGAGGAGCGCACTCGCGCGGTGGCGCTCAAGCTGGCAGATGCCGTCCGCAAGCACGGACTCGATGGGGACGGCGGCGTCATGTACGAGGGAACGCCCGCTGGCGTGGTGAATGACCAGAAGCACTGGTGGCCGCAGGCCGAGGGCGTCGTTGGATGGCTCAACGCGTACCAGCTCGCGG
It encodes:
- a CDS encoding AGE family epimerase/isomerase, which produces MPQIVVGDAALTELAARARAELLDDILPFWQRHGFDSDGWLPGAVLDDLTIDDSRPRHSVIAARTLWTFAVAARDLPEQRDELSDTARKALRLVLHDFWDAANGGVFWALDPDRSVNADRKQIYAQAFAIYGLAQWFEISGDESARAAALRVFELLETHARDRARGGYLEALSREWGPLAQTALSAKDLSVPKSMNTNLHVLEAYTTLLRVTGDEGVREALHNLLAVSLDHIVALAPFAHCELFFDMEWRSQVDTVSYGHDIEASWLLWDAWEALEASGTVDGALEERTRAVALKLADAVRKHGLDGDGGVMYEGTPAGVVNDQKHWWPQAEGVVGWLNAYQLAGRAEDRGAALDAWEFIEAKVIDREHGEWFAELNRDGTVRAGEEGDVKIGPWKCPYHNARACLEVMRRVA